The following are encoded together in the Halococcus salifodinae DSM 8989 genome:
- a CDS encoding SHOCT domain-containing protein yields the protein MPAQNPTQEMLKNEDHWFTLIVAVVTVGGLALISNLPWFWLLVVGMVVSGVIEFAIKEIPSDPENYDPEQYRLWDAGFGRDSEISDDERRNRPYAENRATGSESGRSTPDGLEALRDRYARGELTEDQFKRKVDHLLETDTPENAANWRETEREALQK from the coding sequence ATGCCAGCTCAAAACCCAACCCAAGAGATGCTCAAGAACGAAGACCACTGGTTTACGCTCATCGTTGCCGTGGTGACGGTGGGAGGACTTGCACTGATATCCAACCTCCCGTGGTTCTGGCTGTTAGTGGTGGGGATGGTGGTTTCGGGAGTGATTGAATTTGCTATCAAGGAGATTCCGTCCGACCCTGAAAACTACGATCCGGAGCAGTATCGGCTATGGGACGCCGGATTCGGACGTGACTCCGAGATCAGTGATGACGAACGACGGAACAGGCCTTACGCCGAGAACCGAGCTACTGGGAGCGAATCGGGTCGCTCCACGCCCGACGGGCTCGAAGCGTTGCGTGACCGCTACGCCCGCGGTGAACTCACCGAAGACCAGTTCAAGCGGAAAGTGGATCATCTCCTCGAAACGGACACACCGGAGAACGCGGCAAATTGGCGCGAAACCGAGCGTGAAGCGCTCCAGAAATGA
- a CDS encoding halocin C8-like domain-containing protein has translation MSEEDNADGSGSERNKTPINRRTFVRNLGVAGGAAAFGGLGTTTASAKTNEAIQQDFSQTELTEGDAEKALQSLTRTNEFEQLRRSIREQGFELDPSSLTAHRSSYRGNARTLVSIPLRHDSDHRLIIGRDDNTDEVVTATLEQKTVGEAKTEIELSQVPSLAQQSEFPTAESTNNDGLVTTTLVVEGKPNDISVSTGDGTPEVTPNGIYCFNCRFLAALICDVGCASGTAYICGLASVVTSAIGLAACLGVSGAICRVIGFVGCGIPSRGICCRAGGWCC, from the coding sequence ATGTCCGAAGAAGACAACGCGGACGGAAGCGGTTCCGAGAGGAACAAAACCCCGATCAATCGGCGTACCTTCGTCAGGAATCTTGGCGTTGCAGGAGGGGCCGCAGCCTTCGGTGGGCTGGGTACGACTACTGCCTCTGCGAAAACTAACGAGGCGATCCAACAGGATTTCAGCCAAACTGAACTGACGGAGGGAGACGCAGAAAAGGCTCTGCAGTCGCTCACAAGGACCAACGAGTTCGAGCAGCTTCGCAGGTCCATCCGAGAACAAGGGTTCGAGCTAGATCCAAGCTCACTGACCGCTCACCGATCTTCCTACCGTGGCAACGCACGCACGTTGGTGTCGATTCCACTCCGCCACGATAGCGACCATCGCCTCATCATCGGTCGAGATGACAATACTGACGAAGTCGTGACTGCCACGTTGGAACAAAAAACGGTCGGCGAAGCTAAGACAGAAATCGAACTCAGTCAGGTTCCGTCACTCGCCCAACAGAGTGAGTTTCCCACGGCAGAGAGTACGAACAACGATGGGCTCGTTACGACGACGCTCGTCGTTGAGGGAAAACCGAACGACATCTCCGTCTCAACGGGAGACGGAACGCCGGAGGTAACTCCGAACGGCATTTACTGCTTCAACTGTCGTTTCCTTGCTGCCCTCATCTGTGACGTCGGCTGTGCGTCAGGTACGGCATATATCTGTGGACTCGCCTCGGTCGTAACGAGTGCGATCGGACTTGCGGCCTGTCTCGGGGTTTCGGGTGCTATCTGTCGGGTGATCGGCTTCGTCGGCTGTGGGATACCGTCGCGAGGTATCTGCTGCCGAGCCGGTGGCTGGTGTTGCTGA
- a CDS encoding ABC transporter ATP-binding protein, translated as MGAVEARRLTKRYGDALALNDLTFSIPVGVVYGYLGPNGAGKTTTMRILTTLTQPTSGAASINGTPITDRTAVTRQIGYLPEAPPLYYNLTAHEQLDLAAGLRDLPEDQATDRIQSLLDRLDLREDANTRIADYSTGMRQKTAFIQAILHEPAVVFLDEPTAGLDPRAARTLREMIVELADEGTTVFLSTHILPVVEEVADTVGVLYEGQLVAEGTPTELTHRAETGDHQTLEEAFLDLTSDESDTVEADEYD; from the coding sequence ATGGGCGCGGTTGAGGCAAGGAGATTAACAAAACGGTATGGTGACGCGCTCGCTCTCAACGATCTTACTTTTTCAATTCCAGTAGGTGTTGTCTATGGATATCTGGGACCGAACGGAGCCGGGAAAACAACGACGATGCGAATACTGACGACGCTTACCCAACCAACGAGCGGGGCAGCATCTATCAACGGTACACCGATCACCGACAGAACAGCAGTAACACGCCAAATCGGATATCTCCCCGAAGCACCGCCACTCTACTACAATCTCACGGCCCACGAACAACTCGACCTCGCGGCTGGCCTGCGTGACCTCCCGGAGGACCAGGCGACAGACCGTATCCAGTCGTTACTTGATCGTCTTGATCTCCGCGAGGACGCAAACACCCGTATCGCGGATTACTCGACCGGAATGCGGCAGAAAACCGCGTTCATTCAGGCCATCCTCCACGAGCCCGCGGTCGTGTTCCTCGACGAACCGACCGCGGGCCTCGATCCGCGTGCCGCGCGCACACTCCGTGAGATGATCGTCGAACTCGCGGACGAGGGAACGACGGTGTTCCTCTCGACCCACATCTTACCGGTCGTCGAGGAAGTAGCTGACACAGTCGGCGTCCTGTACGAGGGACAGCTCGTCGCGGAAGGCACACCGACTGAACTCACGCACCGCGCAGAGACCGGTGACCACCAAACGCTTGAAGAGGCGTTTCTCGACCTGACGAGCGACGAATCCGACACCGTAGAGGCTGATGAGTATGACTGA
- a CDS encoding transposase, with the protein MSTSSQTLQEEASIHEFFNLVATETLALFDHLEFEFLTEYEVFAPARRGRTRDHEPPELFRGFLHCYYKNVYGTRPVTRELRNDLVWLGCGFDRPPSRDAVDRFLTDLGHVVEDVFTRLVEQAAVRGLLDMTFRIDSTDVKALPWNDDASWNYDPTAEEFYYGFGCTVVTTGSKIPIAAEFTDAKRAKQETAMRVTCDALAVKQPIWMLGDGAYDLLDWHDRLLEAGVVPIAPYNPRNTNDPLDIEYRVEDRIDKYSDDVQLKQSILDETYDRRSQAERTIGACADCGLGTLRARGRVHARTQCYLALCLRLVVAITNYERGDNPGSTVITV; encoded by the coding sequence GTGTCTACGAGTTCCCAAACCCTGCAAGAAGAGGCTTCTATCCACGAGTTCTTCAATCTCGTGGCTACCGAGACGCTCGCGTTGTTCGACCATCTTGAGTTCGAGTTTCTCACCGAGTACGAAGTGTTCGCCCCCGCTCGCCGGGGGCGAACACGAGATCACGAGCCCCCGGAACTCTTCCGTGGCTTCTTGCACTGCTACTACAAGAATGTCTACGGTACACGCCCTGTCACCCGCGAACTCCGCAACGATCTCGTCTGGCTTGGCTGTGGCTTCGATCGACCGCCGTCACGCGACGCGGTCGATCGCTTTCTCACCGATCTCGGACACGTCGTTGAGGACGTCTTCACCCGCCTCGTCGAGCAGGCCGCCGTCCGCGGCCTGCTCGACATGACCTTCCGAATCGATTCGACCGATGTAAAGGCGCTTCCGTGGAACGACGATGCTTCCTGGAACTACGATCCGACGGCTGAGGAATTCTACTACGGCTTCGGCTGTACGGTCGTGACGACCGGATCGAAGATACCGATCGCTGCGGAGTTCACCGACGCAAAGCGGGCGAAACAGGAGACGGCGATGCGCGTCACATGTGACGCGCTCGCCGTCAAGCAGCCGATCTGGATGCTGGGTGATGGAGCCTACGACCTGCTTGACTGGCACGACCGCCTGCTGGAAGCAGGGGTCGTGCCGATCGCTCCGTACAACCCGCGCAACACCAATGATCCGCTAGATATCGAGTACAGGGTCGAAGACCGCATCGACAAGTACAGCGACGACGTTCAGCTGAAGCAATCGATTCTGGACGAGACGTACGACCGGCGATCACAGGCTGAACGAACGATTGGAGCCTGTGCCGACTGCGGCCTCGGGACGCTGCGCGCCCGAGGCCGCGTCCATGCGCGAACACAGTGCTACCTCGCGCTGTGTCTTCGACTCGTCGTCGCTATCACCAACTACGAACGCGGAGACAATCCCGGAAGCACCGTGATCACGGTGTGA
- a CDS encoding transposase: protein MSESSEAPPNLAARAVEMLIERVEEQFDDGVDNLSRAITNATVPLTIGDDPYDENRGKYGFEQMIKVYIYRRVRGFSQETVADRIQRQPYLQIRFEFADDVPRQQTLSETESERFTPETKRVLDIAAEAIAREADDCNAIVEELAPSLLKSDDDSDEEPSKRERKRQATHQTVRFARQTAIPHFETSRADNKEYLDEEIFDVLARMCATTGSANSEGEIGWLTDDDYTPDGKTILRTIKKFGTPEEEARQAGLDDYLTDAEELPDIAAIRDAAVTAFDLSTRNTISAINGDTPFADRETIAAIDMTYERIYVPPWEDREEEIPNEAFPKMASGYLKGDNDQADEDDGSGPKEARYGFKYATITLVGDNVPIILGVEPVKEASGWESEDAVSYDLSHLVDRLLTKAQEFVDIDTVLFDREFYGHAVFNTVDEHNVTYITPKKEYKQDIPYLDNLESDPEANVAVEHGVESSDGDRTHELSIIYVPSRNEDGKYAMFATNQRVETDEVDSVVNKYRRRWDIEIEYKAIKDFMPRTSSMDYRVRFVNFVFATLIYNLWRLTDYLLKRKLDRPIRDDPEIGSRTFARFIGTFLRTVG, encoded by the coding sequence ATGAGTGAATCCTCTGAAGCCCCTCCTAACCTCGCCGCTCGGGCCGTCGAGATGCTCATCGAGCGTGTCGAGGAACAATTCGACGACGGTGTAGACAACCTCAGCCGGGCGATCACCAACGCGACGGTCCCGTTGACCATCGGCGATGACCCGTACGACGAGAATCGGGGCAAATACGGGTTCGAGCAGATGATCAAGGTATACATCTACCGCCGCGTGCGCGGCTTTTCCCAAGAAACAGTCGCTGATCGAATACAGCGACAGCCCTATCTTCAGATTCGGTTCGAGTTCGCCGACGACGTCCCACGTCAACAAACGCTTTCCGAAACCGAAAGCGAACGCTTCACGCCCGAAACCAAGCGAGTGCTCGATATCGCTGCCGAGGCGATCGCACGCGAAGCCGACGACTGCAACGCCATCGTCGAAGAACTCGCACCCAGCCTTCTGAAGTCCGACGACGACTCCGACGAAGAGCCGTCGAAACGCGAGCGCAAGCGGCAGGCCACCCATCAGACCGTGCGGTTCGCGCGCCAGACTGCCATCCCCCATTTCGAGACGAGTCGCGCCGACAACAAGGAATATCTCGACGAGGAGATCTTCGACGTGTTGGCCCGGATGTGCGCGACCACCGGGTCCGCTAACTCCGAAGGCGAGATCGGGTGGCTCACCGACGACGACTACACGCCCGACGGAAAGACCATCCTGAGAACCATCAAGAAGTTCGGCACGCCCGAGGAAGAAGCACGACAGGCGGGACTCGACGACTACCTGACCGACGCCGAAGAACTGCCCGATATCGCCGCGATCCGCGATGCAGCCGTCACCGCGTTCGATCTCTCGACGCGGAACACGATTTCGGCGATCAACGGCGACACGCCGTTCGCCGACCGGGAGACGATCGCCGCCATCGACATGACCTACGAGCGGATCTACGTTCCGCCATGGGAAGACCGTGAAGAAGAGATACCGAACGAGGCGTTCCCGAAGATGGCGAGCGGATACCTGAAAGGCGACAACGATCAGGCTGATGAGGACGACGGGAGCGGTCCGAAGGAGGCCCGATACGGGTTCAAATACGCTACGATCACCCTCGTCGGCGACAACGTTCCGATCATCCTCGGCGTCGAACCCGTCAAGGAAGCGTCCGGTTGGGAGTCCGAGGATGCAGTGTCATACGACCTTTCCCACCTCGTGGATCGATTGCTGACGAAGGCCCAGGAGTTCGTCGACATCGACACGGTGCTGTTCGACCGAGAGTTCTATGGTCACGCCGTGTTCAACACGGTCGATGAGCACAACGTCACGTACATTACGCCGAAAAAGGAGTACAAGCAGGACATCCCATACCTCGACAATCTCGAATCGGATCCGGAAGCGAACGTCGCCGTCGAACATGGCGTGGAGTCGAGCGATGGTGATCGGACTCACGAGCTGAGCATCATCTACGTCCCGTCGCGGAACGAGGACGGGAAATACGCGATGTTCGCCACGAACCAGCGAGTCGAAACGGACGAGGTGGACAGCGTGGTGAACAAATACCGGCGTCGGTGGGACATCGAGATCGAATACAAGGCGATCAAGGATTTCATGCCGCGAACGTCGTCGATGGACTACCGCGTCCGGTTCGTGAACTTCGTGTTCGCGACGCTGATCTACAATCTCTGGCGACTCACCGATTACTTGCTCAAGCGGAAGCTCGACAGACCGATTCGGGACGATCCCGAAATCGGTAGTCGGACGTTCGCCAGATTCATCGGCACCTTCCTGCGAACGGTCGGCTGA
- a CDS encoding DUF7437 domain-containing protein, which translates to MDLPPDHEYLCPDGGTGEVLDPPPFDAVDDAALTPEALAENAPQLETVVQLLNRPALARVYVYVCYRGPVTPPAVMDALALSKSTTYEYVDTLTDLGLVERDDSTRPQRVTAEPLVILEQYAPIIVTPTVLHAIGLQEVDEDIAYFVERHGVGKLVAALRGAGLHFAGKTTQRMVATDIDVRDTEAMMIVYALRPALALGRDHDPYFAYLFPDVHDQLDLPDPDPDDEGGNPERSPTTDADE; encoded by the coding sequence ATGGACCTACCCCCCGATCACGAATACCTCTGTCCTGATGGCGGTACGGGTGAGGTGTTGGATCCACCACCGTTCGACGCGGTGGACGACGCAGCGCTCACCCCCGAGGCGCTCGCTGAGAATGCTCCCCAGCTCGAAACGGTCGTCCAGTTGCTCAATCGTCCGGCGCTCGCGCGGGTCTACGTTTACGTCTGCTACAGGGGACCAGTGACACCACCAGCGGTTATGGATGCTCTCGCCCTCTCGAAGTCGACCACCTACGAGTACGTCGATACGCTGACCGATCTCGGCTTAGTCGAGCGAGACGACTCAACCCGCCCGCAGCGGGTGACCGCCGAGCCACTGGTCATTCTCGAACAGTACGCCCCGATCATCGTCACGCCGACGGTCCTCCACGCCATCGGACTCCAAGAGGTCGATGAGGACATCGCGTACTTCGTCGAGCGTCACGGCGTCGGCAAGCTCGTGGCCGCGCTGCGCGGGGCTGGCCTTCACTTTGCGGGAAAGACTACCCAGCGGATGGTTGCTACCGACATCGACGTGCGCGACACCGAGGCGATGATGATCGTCTACGCGCTCAGGCCAGCGCTCGCGCTGGGCCGCGACCACGATCCTTACTTCGCGTACCTCTTCCCTGACGTTCACGACCAGCTCGACCTCCCCGACCCCGACCCCGACGACGAAGGCGGTAACCCGGAGCGATCACCAACGACTGATGCTGACGAGTGA
- a CDS encoding IS5 family transposase, producing the protein MGRLRDQAKKYREIGKEHVDDPDAPAVADEDGDGEHAEWVKIGLLLLREEVGKPLRHCEDYLNEMPGILDVFGLEKSPDHTTFHNWDKEFSARELRSLLRRSAEQAGISGTGAIDASGFQRGQASYHYRKRAGYSFRKLKSTLLVDTESLAIMDAHFTTKKAYDGHIGLQVFRRNAEDLQEFLGDKMYSWSDLREGCREESTRPVIKHCEQSPLQKAHNARIDDDLYHQRTMSETVFSLLKNDDGEKLRSRTWHGQFREMIRKCIVHNLSRAAG; encoded by the coding sequence ATGGGACGTCTCCGAGACCAGGCGAAGAAGTATCGAGAGATTGGGAAAGAGCACGTGGATGATCCAGACGCGCCTGCCGTCGCCGACGAAGACGGCGACGGCGAGCATGCTGAATGGGTCAAAATCGGGTTGCTGTTGCTCCGCGAAGAGGTCGGCAAGCCGCTCCGGCACTGTGAAGACTACCTCAACGAGATGCCCGGCATTCTCGATGTGTTCGGATTGGAGAAATCGCCGGATCACACTACCTTCCACAACTGGGACAAAGAGTTTTCGGCGCGGGAGTTGCGGAGCCTGCTCCGCCGTTCCGCGGAGCAGGCGGGCATTTCGGGTACCGGAGCGATCGATGCCAGCGGGTTCCAGCGAGGTCAGGCCAGCTATCACTACCGCAAACGGGCTGGATACTCGTTTCGCAAGCTCAAGTCCACGCTCCTTGTCGACACGGAGTCACTAGCGATAATGGACGCTCATTTCACGACGAAAAAGGCCTACGACGGCCACATTGGATTGCAGGTCTTTCGGCGGAACGCCGAAGACCTGCAAGAGTTCCTTGGGGACAAGATGTACTCGTGGAGTGATCTCCGTGAGGGATGCCGAGAAGAATCGACGCGTCCGGTGATCAAACATTGCGAGCAGTCACCGCTCCAGAAGGCGCACAACGCCCGGATCGACGACGATCTCTACCATCAGCGGACGATGAGCGAGACAGTGTTTTCGCTGCTGAAAAACGATGACGGCGAGAAGCTGCGTTCGCGCACATGGCACGGGCAATTTCGGGAGATGATACGGAAATGTATCGTCCATAACCTCTCGCGGGCGGCCGGCTGA